The following proteins come from a genomic window of Marinicella rhabdoformis:
- a CDS encoding ABC transporter ATP-binding protein yields the protein MIECLNLSKQFGHFTAVDDLSFTAEKGQVLGFLGPNGAGKSTTMKMITGFLEPTSGGIKVCGEDVLQNPQICKQKIGYLPEGAPSYGEMEVGDFLYFIASMRGIAKAQQKAAVESVIERVNLTNVYYQRIETLSKGFKRRVGLAQAIIHNPEVLILDEPTDGLDPNQKHLVRELIINMSKEKTIILSTHILEEVHAVCDRAIIIADGRLVADNTPNEMEKMSRYNHAVSFVSNLDTNLLNKIKALDCVRDVSYDARLKETTVFPSQGLFIFDEISDFLKAQSVKVDSLKMESGRLDEVFRNITQDSKEKEVAK from the coding sequence ATGATTGAATGTTTGAATTTATCAAAACAATTTGGCCATTTTACAGCGGTTGATGATTTGTCATTCACTGCTGAAAAAGGTCAGGTTTTGGGATTTTTAGGCCCCAATGGTGCAGGCAAATCCACCACAATGAAAATGATTACAGGATTTTTAGAACCCACGTCTGGTGGGATTAAAGTGTGCGGAGAAGATGTCCTTCAAAATCCACAAATTTGTAAACAAAAAATAGGCTATTTGCCAGAAGGCGCCCCCAGCTATGGAGAAATGGAAGTGGGTGACTTTTTGTATTTTATTGCCAGTATGCGAGGCATCGCAAAAGCACAACAAAAAGCAGCGGTTGAATCCGTGATTGAGCGTGTTAATTTAACCAATGTCTATTACCAGCGAATTGAAACTTTATCTAAAGGTTTTAAGCGTCGTGTTGGATTGGCACAGGCCATCATCCACAACCCAGAAGTGTTGATTCTTGATGAGCCTACTGACGGACTCGATCCAAACCAAAAGCATTTGGTGCGAGAACTCATTATCAACATGTCTAAAGAAAAAACCATCATCTTATCCACTCACATTTTAGAAGAAGTGCATGCAGTATGTGATCGAGCCATCATCATTGCCGATGGTCGTTTGGTCGCTGATAACACACCGAATGAAATGGAGAAGATGTCCCGCTACAACCATGCAGTCAGTTTTGTGTCAAACTTAGACACCAATCTTTTAAACAAAATCAAAGCCTTAGACTGTGTTCGTGATGTTTCTTATGATGCCAGATTAAAAGAGACGACAGTCTTTCCAAGTCAGGGTTTATTTATTTTTGATGAAATCAGTGATTTCTTAAAGGCACAATCTGTCAAAGTGGACAGCTTAAAAATGGAGTCAGGTCGTTTGGATGAAGTGTTCAGAAACATCACCCAAGACAGCAAAGAAAAGGAGGTGGCCAAATGA
- a CDS encoding DUF4340 domain-containing protein — translation MLNNMKTMLGLVLVLAGLVYYLVNKDSSNGATGEGAWLLPQLQGDVTGELTALKISKGEEHLVMIKKGQQWYVEGGFYADTAPMMQLLQALRAAEKIEAKTSNPENFKQLGLGDDDLKVTLMAGEKVLAAVHLGKKATAPGASFARLGGKDQTWLVTAIDQVAFMSDDWTLKTLIDESAEQVVQVRIDNGSAAVIEINRDPISGTWSLASLPEDKQVKVDAPLLSMASGLASFTIETAMPVDLADKALKISADYQLTTGESIAVKVYQHAADYFVTMNLDKYKNWMFKIPSYKFDALNKSMSDFIEDKVESTATVETPDTQS, via the coding sequence ATGTTAAATAACATGAAAACGATGTTGGGCTTGGTCTTGGTATTGGCTGGGTTGGTTTACTACTTGGTTAATAAAGACAGCAGCAATGGTGCCACAGGTGAGGGTGCTTGGTTGTTACCTCAGTTACAAGGTGATGTGACAGGTGAACTGACGGCATTAAAAATCAGCAAAGGTGAAGAACACTTGGTGATGATTAAAAAAGGTCAGCAATGGTATGTAGAAGGTGGCTTTTATGCCGACACAGCACCCATGATGCAACTGTTGCAAGCCTTGCGTGCGGCAGAAAAAATAGAAGCCAAAACCAGTAACCCAGAAAATTTTAAACAGCTGGGGTTAGGTGATGATGATTTAAAAGTCACGCTGATGGCGGGAGAGAAGGTCTTGGCTGCGGTTCATTTGGGTAAGAAAGCCACAGCTCCAGGTGCCAGTTTTGCACGCTTAGGTGGTAAAGACCAAACCTGGTTGGTGACAGCCATTGATCAAGTGGCTTTTATGTCTGATGACTGGACTTTGAAAACATTGATTGATGAAAGTGCAGAGCAGGTGGTTCAAGTACGCATTGATAATGGTTCGGCAGCGGTGATAGAAATCAATCGCGACCCAATCAGTGGTACTTGGTCATTGGCGAGTCTACCAGAAGACAAGCAAGTCAAGGTGGATGCACCACTGTTGTCAATGGCCAGTGGTTTGGCCAGTTTCACGATTGAAACAGCAATGCCTGTTGATTTAGCTGATAAGGCATTAAAAATTTCAGCAGATTATCAATTGACCACAGGCGAGTCGATTGCAGTTAAAGTGTATCAACACGCGGCAGATTATTTCGTCACCATGAACTTAGATAAATACAAAAACTGGATGTTTAAAATACCCAGTTACAAGTTTGATGCTTTGAATAAGTCGATGTCAGATTTTATCGAGGATAAAGTGGAATCCACTGCAACAGTGGAAACACCAGATACTCAATCATGA
- a CDS encoding IS3 family transposase (programmed frameshift), whose protein sequence is MNKRTRRTFSAEFKLEAASLVTEQGYTVKQASEAMNVGLSTMGKWVKQLKDEQKGITPIASPITADQQKIRELEKRIKRIELEKEIPKKGYRSLDVRRAERLRLIKRLKGSYSVKDLCDVFSIHRSTFKYWFNRPKKVNSQRIKELATVKSIHKESNGSAGARTISTIATTRGIPLSRYRVSGLMKALNLHSSQLPKHNYKKANREHICIPNLLNRQFNVSEPNQVWCGDVTYVWAGSRWAYLAVVMDLFSRKIIGWAMSYSPNTDLTAAALTMAYEQRGAPQSVMFHSDQGCHYTSIKYRQLLWRFQITQSMSRRGNCWDNSPMERFFRSYKTEWMSSVGYASLVAAKQSVINYIVGYYCNVRPHTHNDGLTPNESERKYWLESKTVAKIT, encoded by the exons ATGAACAAACGAACAAGGCGCACATTCAGTGCTGAATTTAAGTTAGAAGCGGCCAGCTTAGTAACCGAGCAAGGTTACACAGTTAAACAAGCCAGTGAGGCAATGAATGTTGGTTTATCGACTATGGGCAAATGGGTCAAACAACTAAAGGATGAACAAAAAGGTATCACCCCAATTGCGAGCCCCATCACGGCTGATCAGCAGAAGATTCGCGAACTTGAAAAAAGAATCAAACGCATTGAACTGGAGAAAGAAATTC CTAAAAAAGGCTACCGCTCTCTTGATGTCAGACGCGCTGAACGACTCAGACTGATTAAAAGACTTAAAGGGAGCTATTCAGTTAAGGATTTATGCGATGTATTTTCGATACATCGCAGTACCTTCAAGTATTGGTTCAATAGGCCTAAAAAAGTGAATTCACAAAGGATTAAAGAATTGGCAACAGTTAAATCGATTCACAAAGAAAGTAATGGATCAGCTGGTGCCAGAACCATTTCAACGATTGCAACCACCAGAGGGATTCCATTAAGCCGTTACAGGGTTTCAGGCTTGATGAAAGCATTGAATTTACACAGTAGTCAGTTACCCAAGCACAATTATAAAAAAGCAAACCGAGAACATATATGCATACCAAACCTTCTGAACCGACAATTCAATGTATCGGAGCCTAACCAAGTTTGGTGTGGCGATGTGACTTATGTTTGGGCTGGCTCTCGCTGGGCTTACTTGGCTGTGGTGATGGATTTGTTCTCACGCAAGATAATTGGATGGGCTATGAGCTATTCGCCCAACACTGATTTGACAGCAGCTGCACTCACGATGGCCTATGAGCAACGAGGAGCCCCTCAAAGCGTTATGTTTCATTCTGATCAAGGTTGCCATTACACCAGCATCAAATACCGACAATTGTTGTGGCGTTTCCAAATAACTCAGAGTATGAGCAGGCGTGGTAATTGTTGGGATAACAGTCCAATGGAACGGTTCTTCAGGAGTTATAAAACAGAATGGATGTCATCAGTAGGCTATGCTTCTTTGGTGGCAGCAAAACAATCAGTAATCAACTACATCGTTGGATACTATTGCAACGTCAGGCCTCATACACATAATGATGGTCTGACACCTAATGAGTCGGAACGAAAGTACTGGCTTGAATCTAAAACCGTGGCCAAAATTACTTGA
- a CDS encoding DUF423 domain-containing protein, with protein sequence MPNKSSIYVIIAAVYGLTAVILGALGSHALGLEAGTKNMALFQHALFYMMMHALLLFWLSSQLNESFWLRSAALAVTLGVLLFCGGLLLLIFWGKTSLSWLTPVGGSLIILAWLNIVIHGFQKWRKS encoded by the coding sequence ATGCCCAATAAGTCGAGCATATATGTCATCATCGCCGCCGTCTATGGACTGACGGCGGTGATTCTGGGTGCCTTAGGCAGTCACGCTTTGGGATTAGAAGCGGGCACCAAAAACATGGCCCTGTTCCAACATGCATTGTTTTACATGATGATGCACGCGCTGCTGTTGTTTTGGCTTTCAAGTCAACTGAATGAAAGCTTCTGGCTGCGTTCAGCGGCTTTGGCAGTCACCCTGGGTGTGTTGTTGTTTTGTGGTGGTTTGTTGCTGCTGATATTTTGGGGTAAAACATCCTTGTCTTGGCTGACACCGGTTGGCGGTTCTTTGATTATTTTGGCTTGGTTGAATATCGTCATCCATGGTTTTCAAAAGTGGCGCAAGTCATAA
- a CDS encoding DUF411 domain-containing protein → MLKNKVYLLVLISTVLIISGCQASSGASDSESEAQGIELRVFKSPTCGCCGKWIDHMNESGFNAIHKNTQSLSFIKNNYDVPKNHRSCHTAVSKDGYVFEGHIPAKYIDQFLKEKPEKQLGLVVPGMPVGSPGMEYQDKFSPYTIMAFDKEGNLTPFAEVSSYMEQF, encoded by the coding sequence ATGTTAAAAAATAAAGTATATCTGTTGGTATTGATATCAACTGTTCTTATCATTTCGGGCTGCCAAGCTTCCAGTGGAGCTTCAGATTCTGAAAGTGAAGCTCAAGGCATAGAGCTTAGGGTTTTTAAGTCTCCTACTTGTGGCTGTTGTGGAAAATGGATTGACCACATGAATGAAAGTGGTTTCAATGCAATTCATAAAAACACCCAATCACTGTCATTTATCAAAAATAACTACGATGTGCCTAAAAATCATCGATCTTGTCATACCGCTGTATCTAAAGATGGGTATGTCTTTGAGGGTCATATCCCCGCCAAATATATTGATCAATTTCTTAAAGAAAAACCTGAAAAGCAACTAGGTTTAGTCGTACCAGGAATGCCAGTTGGAAGTCCAGGTATGGAATATCAGGATAAGTTTAGTCCCTACACAATAATGGCTTTTGATAAAGAGGGTAATTTAACTCCCTTTGCAGAGGTTTCATCATATATGGAGCAGTTTTGA
- the petA gene encoding ubiquinol-cytochrome c reductase iron-sulfur subunit — MTTSKRLSLPTLAILLGMQISTAAVPKYEKARLFINPLSFPLNKPSTSGSKEYSYFRKALSGLNKSFTNLISLRSNSMDSKVNKSRRNLLLSTGAVGVIGAGFVSVPFLKSWLPSERAKAFAGPVKANISKLEKGQMLSVLWRGQPIFIVNRTDKQTQVLDSLNGRLKDPLSRSSIQPKSIEGLYRSKKDSLLVVIGICTHLGCVPKYYPDLVPQQFDKEWKGGFFCPCHSSMFDISGRVFKGSPAGRNLDIPAHVYLDDHTIEIGINEEQA, encoded by the coding sequence ATGACAACTTCAAAACGCTTGTCACTACCAACCTTAGCAATCTTGCTTGGCATGCAAATTTCTACTGCTGCCGTACCTAAGTATGAGAAGGCAAGATTATTCATAAATCCACTTAGTTTCCCGCTAAACAAGCCTAGTACAAGTGGTTCAAAGGAGTATAGCTACTTTAGAAAGGCTCTCAGCGGTCTAAATAAGTCCTTTACAAACTTAATTTCCTTAAGGAGCAATTCAATGGATAGCAAAGTTAATAAAAGCCGCCGAAACCTACTGTTAAGCACTGGTGCTGTAGGTGTGATAGGTGCAGGCTTCGTATCTGTGCCTTTTCTTAAATCATGGCTGCCATCAGAGCGCGCCAAGGCATTTGCGGGGCCAGTGAAGGCCAATATCTCCAAGCTGGAGAAAGGTCAAATGTTAAGTGTACTATGGCGTGGCCAGCCTATATTTATTGTCAACAGAACAGATAAGCAAACACAAGTTCTGGATTCTTTGAATGGACGATTAAAAGATCCCTTATCAAGGTCCAGTATACAACCAAAATCTATTGAAGGTTTATACCGGTCAAAGAAAGACAGTTTATTGGTGGTTATTGGTATTTGCACTCATTTGGGCTGTGTTCCTAAGTATTACCCGGATTTAGTCCCGCAACAGTTTGACAAAGAATGGAAAGGCGGTTTTTTCTGTCCTTGTCACAGTTCAATGTTTGATATTTCAGGTCGAGTTTTTAAGGGCTCACCAGCAGGCCGAAACCTAGATATACCAGCTCATGTGTATTTGGATGATCACACAATTGAAATTGGAATAAATGAGGAGCAAGCATAA
- a CDS encoding GldG family protein yields MSLQNHKSKNKTKLLILAVIFILSSVIINQSGLFSRLRVDLTENDLFTLNQGTKNILKTIDEQVHLRLFFSDQATENIPMIRTYYQRVADFLEELERYGNGKLKVSIIDPVSFSEEEDQASQYGLQALPVGEGGENVFFGIAATNALDQVEVLPFLQPSREAFLEYDLAQLIHNLNHAEKKRIGVMSDLPMLGDGAPVNPMQQQAPAQGQIVFEQLKETYDVQKVATDATRFDDIDLLMVVHPKNLSDATLFAIDQFVMNGGRLMVFVDPMAQSENVPADPQNPLAQLQADRSSNLAKLLSQWGIGFDPTKIVVDAKQSVQIQSPQGQPIRHLAINSWDKESYNHEDIVMSELSVLNTALAGSLTGDEERLLPLLSSSKESMLTDAQPMVMLYNPTSLLNDFEADESTHIIAGRLQGEIETAFPEGFDGQTAVLTQAQPQVVVVADVDLLFDRLWVRAQNFFGRQVFSNFADNGAFITNVMDNMTGSVDLIQIRARGTSTRPFDKVQTIQRESEQQYRETENQLLQRLRETEQKLNELQRSKGQENQLILSAEQQKEIKRFKQEKLTVRKNLREVKRNLNKDIEALGSRLKFVNIALIPILLTVVVVFMGWRRSKRKERRYVK; encoded by the coding sequence ATGAGTCTTCAAAATCACAAATCAAAAAACAAAACAAAACTGCTGATACTGGCAGTGATTTTCATTCTCAGTTCTGTCATTATTAACCAAAGTGGCTTGTTTTCTCGTTTGCGAGTTGACTTGACTGAAAATGACTTGTTCACCTTAAACCAAGGTACAAAAAACATCTTGAAAACCATTGATGAGCAGGTGCATTTGAGGTTGTTTTTCTCTGATCAAGCAACAGAAAACATCCCAATGATTCGCACTTATTACCAACGTGTGGCTGACTTTTTGGAAGAGTTGGAACGCTACGGAAACGGTAAATTAAAGGTGTCAATCATTGACCCTGTGTCTTTTTCTGAGGAAGAAGACCAAGCTTCTCAGTATGGATTACAAGCTTTGCCTGTAGGTGAGGGCGGTGAAAATGTATTCTTTGGCATCGCAGCGACCAATGCATTGGATCAGGTTGAAGTGCTGCCTTTCTTACAGCCCAGTCGTGAAGCTTTTTTAGAATATGATTTGGCACAATTGATTCACAATTTAAACCATGCAGAGAAAAAGCGCATTGGTGTGATGAGTGACTTGCCCATGTTGGGCGATGGTGCGCCAGTCAACCCAATGCAACAACAAGCACCAGCCCAAGGCCAAATCGTGTTTGAACAACTGAAAGAAACCTATGATGTTCAAAAGGTGGCCACTGATGCGACTCGCTTTGATGACATAGATTTGCTGATGGTGGTACATCCTAAAAACCTTTCGGATGCCACTTTGTTTGCGATTGATCAGTTTGTTATGAATGGCGGTCGTTTGATGGTGTTTGTGGATCCAATGGCACAATCAGAAAATGTGCCCGCAGACCCTCAAAACCCATTGGCGCAACTACAAGCTGACCGCTCATCAAATTTGGCCAAGCTGTTGTCTCAATGGGGCATAGGTTTCGATCCAACAAAAATTGTCGTCGATGCCAAGCAGTCTGTACAGATTCAATCGCCACAAGGCCAACCCATCAGGCATTTGGCGATCAATTCATGGGACAAAGAAAGCTATAATCACGAAGACATCGTGATGAGTGAATTGTCTGTTTTGAACACCGCCTTGGCAGGGAGTCTGACAGGAGATGAAGAGCGATTATTGCCTTTACTGAGCAGCTCCAAGGAATCTATGTTAACGGACGCACAACCGATGGTGATGTTGTATAACCCCACCAGTCTTTTGAATGATTTCGAAGCCGATGAGTCAACGCACATCATCGCCGGTCGTTTACAAGGGGAGATTGAGACTGCTTTCCCAGAAGGTTTTGATGGACAAACTGCGGTTTTGACACAGGCGCAACCTCAAGTGGTTGTTGTGGCTGATGTGGACTTGTTGTTTGATCGACTTTGGGTGCGGGCACAGAACTTCTTTGGTCGCCAAGTGTTCAGTAATTTTGCTGACAACGGTGCCTTTATCACCAATGTCATGGATAACATGACAGGTTCTGTTGACTTGATTCAGATTCGTGCGCGCGGTACTTCGACCAGACCTTTTGATAAAGTACAAACGATTCAGCGCGAAAGCGAACAGCAATACCGTGAAACAGAAAATCAATTGCTGCAACGTTTGCGTGAAACGGAACAAAAGTTAAACGAATTACAACGCAGTAAAGGCCAAGAAAATCAGTTGATTCTAAGTGCCGAACAACAAAAAGAAATCAAACGCTTTAAGCAAGAAAAACTAACGGTACGTAAAAACTTGCGAGAAGTGAAACGCAACTTAAATAAAGACATTGAAGCTTTGGGCAGCCGCCTCAAATTCGTCAACATTGCACTGATACCGATACTGTTGACTGTGGTTGTGGTGTTTATGGGCTGGAGGCGTTCAAAACGCAAGGAGAGACGCTATGTTAAATAA
- a CDS encoding SDR family NAD(P)-dependent oxidoreductase, protein MNLNNTKAIITGGASGLGFACAQHIVENGGKVTLIDINQEAGAAAVEQLGADHAQFIQANVTSESEIEQACDAAKDFAGGLNVAINCAGILAAGRVLGREKPMDLSHFNSAIQVNLIGSFNVSKAAANVMQHNEKDEDGQTGVIINTASIAAYEGQIGQAAYSASKAGIVGMTLPMSREFTRIGVRVMTIAPGVFMTPMVAGMPDDVKAALGAAVPFPSRLGAPNEFARTAQHIIENTYLNGSVIRLDGAIRLQAK, encoded by the coding sequence ATGAATTTAAACAACACCAAAGCCATCATCACCGGTGGCGCATCTGGACTGGGCTTCGCCTGTGCACAACACATTGTTGAAAACGGTGGTAAAGTCACTTTGATTGACATCAACCAAGAAGCAGGTGCTGCAGCCGTTGAACAATTGGGTGCAGACCATGCACAATTCATTCAAGCCAATGTGACATCCGAATCTGAAATCGAACAGGCATGTGATGCCGCAAAAGATTTTGCTGGTGGATTGAATGTTGCCATAAATTGCGCTGGCATTTTAGCTGCTGGTCGCGTGCTCGGTCGTGAAAAGCCTATGGATTTGAGCCATTTCAACAGTGCCATTCAAGTCAATTTGATCGGTAGCTTCAATGTATCAAAAGCCGCTGCCAATGTGATGCAACACAATGAAAAAGACGAAGACGGTCAAACTGGCGTCATCATCAACACCGCTTCTATTGCTGCTTATGAAGGGCAAATAGGTCAAGCGGCCTACTCTGCTTCAAAAGCAGGCATAGTGGGCATGACATTGCCCATGTCGCGTGAATTCACCCGCATCGGCGTGCGTGTGATGACGATTGCACCTGGCGTGTTCATGACACCAATGGTTGCTGGTATGCCTGATGATGTGAAGGCGGCTTTGGGTGCAGCGGTACCTTTTCCTTCTCGCTTGGGTGCACCCAATGAATTTGCCCGCACGGCACAACACATCATTGAAAACACATACCTTAATGGCTCTGTGATTCGATTAGACGGCGCGATTCGCTTACAGGCCAAATAA
- a CDS encoding ABC transporter permease subunit has product MNHINAIVKRELSSYFATPIAYVFIVIFLIMSGVFAFYLGNLYERGQADLMPFFNFHPWLYLFLVPAVAMRLWSEERNSGNIELLMTLPVKKMDWVLGKFLAAWLFVAVALVLTFPLVISVNYLGDPDNGLIVASYLGSLLLAGGFLAIGSCISAATKNQVIAFILTVVICFLFLLAGFPMVLNFFKAFAPQFIVDAIASTSFLTHFDSITKGVLDLGDVCYFGIMIAVWLYATSIVIDIKKGN; this is encoded by the coding sequence ATGAATCACATCAATGCCATAGTCAAACGTGAATTAAGCAGCTATTTCGCCACGCCGATTGCTTATGTATTCATCGTTATCTTTCTAATCATGAGTGGTGTATTTGCTTTTTACTTGGGCAATTTATACGAGCGTGGGCAGGCTGACTTGATGCCCTTCTTTAACTTTCACCCTTGGTTGTACCTGTTTTTGGTACCTGCTGTGGCGATGAGGCTGTGGTCAGAAGAGCGCAACAGTGGCAACATCGAATTGTTGATGACCTTGCCAGTTAAAAAAATGGACTGGGTGTTAGGTAAGTTTTTAGCCGCTTGGTTGTTTGTCGCTGTGGCTTTGGTACTGACCTTTCCACTGGTGATATCTGTAAATTATCTGGGTGATCCTGACAATGGTTTGATTGTTGCCAGTTACTTAGGCAGCTTGTTATTGGCCGGTGGCTTTTTGGCGATTGGGTCTTGTATTTCAGCGGCAACAAAAAACCAAGTGATTGCGTTTATTTTAACTGTGGTTATTTGCTTTTTATTCCTACTGGCGGGTTTCCCTATGGTGTTGAATTTTTTCAAGGCCTTTGCCCCTCAGTTTATCGTCGATGCAATCGCTTCGACGAGTTTTTTGACACACTTTGATTCCATTACCAAAGGTGTTTTGGACTTGGGTGATGTGTGTTATTTCGGCATCATGATTGCAGTGTGGTTGTATGCCACATCTATTGTTATCGACATCAAAAAAGGAAACTGA
- a CDS encoding M14 family metallopeptidase — MTKFPQMIKILNQLPENILNLDANQLHQCVDTHTIVKLQGKIQRPLFISILQHGDETTGWDALKVFLNNHLDKLPRSLCIYFGNIEAAAQNLRQLDGQVDFNRCWPGRHNRQDQTAKIMAEVTAMAKAMNPFASVDIHNNSGRNPHYSGINSLNGDFVNLASLFSDTMIHFTSPDGIQSGAFADFCPAVTIECGQSGTADGIEQTVTFLENLIHLPNLHEVPGIAEHQDVMNIFATVKVKPGHPFAVGQHKNNAQFVIPNDLDAHNFHMLKPGVSFGQLYQSTEQQIHEQQAPVMPFIVTDQLGHDITEQYFEINTDQQVVLKHAVMPAMITQSERAIKLDCLCYLMRPLKREHQSEQLLRETS, encoded by the coding sequence ATGACAAAGTTCCCACAAATGATAAAAATCCTCAATCAATTACCTGAAAACATCCTCAATTTGGATGCCAATCAACTGCATCAATGTGTAGATACCCACACCATCGTAAAACTCCAAGGAAAAATCCAGCGTCCTTTGTTTATTTCAATTTTACAACACGGCGATGAAACCACTGGCTGGGATGCATTGAAGGTGTTTTTAAACAATCATTTGGACAAGTTACCACGCAGTTTATGTATTTACTTCGGTAACATAGAGGCAGCCGCACAAAATTTAAGGCAATTAGATGGGCAAGTCGATTTCAATCGTTGTTGGCCTGGTCGGCATAACCGACAAGATCAAACAGCAAAAATCATGGCCGAGGTTACAGCAATGGCAAAAGCCATGAACCCATTCGCCAGTGTAGACATTCATAACAATTCAGGCAGGAATCCACATTACTCAGGCATCAACTCATTGAATGGCGATTTTGTTAATTTGGCTTCTTTATTCTCAGACACCATGATTCATTTCACCAGTCCTGATGGCATCCAATCAGGCGCATTTGCTGACTTTTGCCCTGCTGTCACCATTGAATGCGGGCAGTCAGGCACAGCAGATGGCATTGAACAAACTGTTACTTTCTTAGAAAACCTGATTCATTTACCTAACTTGCATGAAGTACCGGGCATCGCTGAGCATCAGGATGTGATGAATATATTCGCTACAGTTAAAGTCAAGCCAGGCCATCCTTTTGCCGTAGGCCAACACAAGAACAATGCCCAATTTGTGATTCCAAATGATTTGGATGCACATAACTTTCACATGTTAAAACCAGGTGTTAGCTTTGGTCAATTGTACCAAAGCACTGAACAGCAAATACATGAACAGCAAGCCCCTGTCATGCCATTTATCGTCACTGATCAACTGGGTCACGACATCACTGAACAATATTTTGAAATAAACACCGATCAACAAGTGGTCCTCAAGCATGCGGTCATGCCCGCCATGATCACACAAAGTGAACGTGCCATTAAACTGGACTGCTTATGCTACCTGATGCGACCGCTTAAAAGAGAACATCAATCAGAACAATTATTGAGAGAAACATCATGA